A portion of the Phacochoerus africanus isolate WHEZ1 chromosome 5, ROS_Pafr_v1, whole genome shotgun sequence genome contains these proteins:
- the TMEM17 gene encoding transmembrane protein 17 isoform X4, protein MELPGPVRQRLGNFSRTVFSDSNRTGPEYSEGPEQVRSTTSPFSGNNEMVSSLALQMSLYFNTYFFPLWWVSSVMMLQMKYSILPDYYKFIVVTVIILITLIEAIRLYLGYMGNLQEKVGS, encoded by the exons ATGGAGCTGCCGGGTCCGGTCCGCCAGCGGCTGGGAAACTTCAGCCGGACCGTGTTCAGCGACTCCAACCGGACCGGGCCGGAGTATAGCGAGGGTCCGG aACAAGTACGTTCCACCACAAGTCCGTTTTCTGGCA ATAATGAAATGGTTTCCAGTTTGGCATTGCAGATGTCACTTTATTTTAACACTTACTTTTTCCCACTTTGGTGGGTGAGCAGCGTTATGATGCTTCAGATGAAG tattcAATCTTGCCTGATTACTACAAATTCATTGTGGTCACTGTTATCATCTTGATAACCTTAATTGAAGCAATCAGGTTGTATCTGGGCTACATGGGGAACCTGCAGGAGAAGGTAG GTTCCTGA
- the TMEM17 gene encoding transmembrane protein 17 isoform X3: MVSSLALQMSLYFNTYFFPLWWVSSVMMLQMKYSILPDYYKFIVVTVIILITLIEAIRLYLGYMGNLQEKVPELAGFWLLSLLLQLPLILFLLFNEGLTNLPLEKAVHIIFTIFLTFQVVSAFLTLRKMVNQLATRFHLQDFDQLSTSRGGMRRMRPCIEEI; this comes from the exons ATGGTTTCCAGTTTGGCATTGCAGATGTCACTTTATTTTAACACTTACTTTTTCCCACTTTGGTGGGTGAGCAGCGTTATGATGCTTCAGATGAAG tattcAATCTTGCCTGATTACTACAAATTCATTGTGGTCACTGTTATCATCTTGATAACCTTAATTGAAGCAATCAGGTTGTATCTGGGCTACATGGGGAACCTGCAGGAGAAG GTTCCTGAGTTGGCTGGCTTTTGGCTTTTGAGCCTTTTATTGCAGTTGCCTTTAATTCTTTTCTTGCTCTTTAATGAAGGCCTAACAAATCTGCCCTTGGAAAAAGCAGTACATATCATCTTCACTATATTTCTTACTTTCCAAGTTGTTTCCGCATTTCTTACCCTGAGGAAAATGGTAAATCAGTTGGCAACTCGTTTCCATCTTCAAGACTTTGACCAGCTCTCTACAAGCAGAGGAGGCATGAGAAGAATGAGACCCTGTATAGAAGAGATTTGA
- the TMEM17 gene encoding transmembrane protein 17 isoform X2 — translation MELPGPVRQRLGNFSRTVFSDSNRTGPEYSEGPDNEMVSSLALQMSLYFNTYFFPLWWVSSVMMLQMKYSILPDYYKFIVVTVIILITLIEAIRLYLGYMGNLQEKVPELAGFWLLSLLLQLPLILFLLFNEGLTNLPLEKAVHIIFTIFLTFQVVSAFLTLRKMVNQLATRFHLQDFDQLSTSRGGMRRMRPCIEEI, via the exons ATGGAGCTGCCGGGTCCGGTCCGCCAGCGGCTGGGAAACTTCAGCCGGACCGTGTTCAGCGACTCCAACCGGACCGGGCCGGAGTATAGCGAGGGTCCGG ATAATGAAATGGTTTCCAGTTTGGCATTGCAGATGTCACTTTATTTTAACACTTACTTTTTCCCACTTTGGTGGGTGAGCAGCGTTATGATGCTTCAGATGAAG tattcAATCTTGCCTGATTACTACAAATTCATTGTGGTCACTGTTATCATCTTGATAACCTTAATTGAAGCAATCAGGTTGTATCTGGGCTACATGGGGAACCTGCAGGAGAAG GTTCCTGAGTTGGCTGGCTTTTGGCTTTTGAGCCTTTTATTGCAGTTGCCTTTAATTCTTTTCTTGCTCTTTAATGAAGGCCTAACAAATCTGCCCTTGGAAAAAGCAGTACATATCATCTTCACTATATTTCTTACTTTCCAAGTTGTTTCCGCATTTCTTACCCTGAGGAAAATGGTAAATCAGTTGGCAACTCGTTTCCATCTTCAAGACTTTGACCAGCTCTCTACAAGCAGAGGAGGCATGAGAAGAATGAGACCCTGTATAGAAGAGATTTGA
- the TMEM17 gene encoding transmembrane protein 17 isoform X1 → MELPGPVRQRLGNFSRTVFSDSNRTGPEYSEGPEQVRSTTSPFSGNNEMVSSLALQMSLYFNTYFFPLWWVSSVMMLQMKYSILPDYYKFIVVTVIILITLIEAIRLYLGYMGNLQEKVPELAGFWLLSLLLQLPLILFLLFNEGLTNLPLEKAVHIIFTIFLTFQVVSAFLTLRKMVNQLATRFHLQDFDQLSTSRGGMRRMRPCIEEI, encoded by the exons ATGGAGCTGCCGGGTCCGGTCCGCCAGCGGCTGGGAAACTTCAGCCGGACCGTGTTCAGCGACTCCAACCGGACCGGGCCGGAGTATAGCGAGGGTCCGG aACAAGTACGTTCCACCACAAGTCCGTTTTCTGGCA ATAATGAAATGGTTTCCAGTTTGGCATTGCAGATGTCACTTTATTTTAACACTTACTTTTTCCCACTTTGGTGGGTGAGCAGCGTTATGATGCTTCAGATGAAG tattcAATCTTGCCTGATTACTACAAATTCATTGTGGTCACTGTTATCATCTTGATAACCTTAATTGAAGCAATCAGGTTGTATCTGGGCTACATGGGGAACCTGCAGGAGAAG GTTCCTGAGTTGGCTGGCTTTTGGCTTTTGAGCCTTTTATTGCAGTTGCCTTTAATTCTTTTCTTGCTCTTTAATGAAGGCCTAACAAATCTGCCCTTGGAAAAAGCAGTACATATCATCTTCACTATATTTCTTACTTTCCAAGTTGTTTCCGCATTTCTTACCCTGAGGAAAATGGTAAATCAGTTGGCAACTCGTTTCCATCTTCAAGACTTTGACCAGCTCTCTACAAGCAGAGGAGGCATGAGAAGAATGAGACCCTGTATAGAAGAGATTTGA